The following proteins are co-located in the Paludibaculum fermentans genome:
- a CDS encoding FmdE family protein — MKTLPEYEELATVAHGHLCAGQILGLRMAVHGLALLGIDDPTGTQRKRLVTFVEIDRCATDAITVVTGCRLGKRALKFLDFGKMAATFCDLETGRAVRVAAKESSKQRAAELYPEILEKNKQQMKAYRELSEAELFDVQWVKVRVGPEDLPGFKGPRVSCCECGEGISFQREVVVDGRTLCRSCAGQRYYEPLSDHGPEERR; from the coding sequence ATGAAGACCTTACCGGAATACGAAGAACTGGCTACTGTCGCCCATGGCCATTTGTGCGCGGGCCAGATCCTGGGTTTGCGCATGGCGGTGCACGGACTGGCGCTGTTGGGGATCGACGATCCGACAGGCACGCAACGCAAGCGGCTGGTGACGTTTGTCGAGATCGACCGCTGCGCCACGGACGCCATCACCGTAGTGACTGGCTGCCGGCTGGGCAAGCGCGCGCTGAAGTTCCTGGATTTCGGCAAGATGGCGGCCACGTTCTGCGATCTGGAGACCGGACGCGCGGTGCGTGTGGCGGCGAAAGAATCGAGCAAACAGCGGGCGGCCGAGCTCTATCCGGAGATCCTCGAGAAGAACAAACAGCAGATGAAGGCCTACCGCGAGCTGAGCGAGGCCGAGCTGTTCGACGTGCAGTGGGTGAAGGTCCGCGTCGGACCCGAGGATCTGCCGGGCTTCAAGGGACCGCGGGTTTCGTGCTGCGAGTGCGGCGAGGGCATCAGCTTCCAACGGGAGGTCGTGGTGGACGGGCGCACCTTGTGCCGGAGCTGCGCGGGGCAGCGCTACTATGAACCGCTATCAGATCACGGACCGGAAGAGCGCCGGTAG